One segment of Pseudoalteromonas rubra DNA contains the following:
- a CDS encoding ABC transporter six-transmembrane domain-containing protein codes for MKLLNKISFTAIIRTNPVKILVTWTMVILENILLILLPLFIGYAIDGVLDQSLAPLFWFALVLVALVVISVIRRFYDTRVFGDIRVKLAEMLAFKFSAAPVSVKDARLTMSRELVDFLENDLPGVFTAVIQLIATVVILASFHLYLAYSVILAAGLMCLIYAMFHDRFSFLNSKLNDQLEQQVWVLSHRPLGAISAHFERLKRCEIRLSDTEAWVYGLIFLVLFAAVLSNLWMVQLLPDISVGQVFSIVTYSLEFVDTAIMLPVTLQTLSRLSEISQRLNQPVGSITHTEVTHDA; via the coding sequence GTGAAACTCCTGAATAAAATTTCTTTTACTGCGATTATTCGTACTAACCCAGTTAAGATCCTTGTTACCTGGACTATGGTGATCTTAGAAAACATTCTTTTGATCTTACTTCCTTTGTTTATTGGCTATGCCATCGATGGAGTGCTTGACCAGTCACTGGCTCCTTTGTTCTGGTTCGCTTTAGTGCTGGTGGCATTGGTAGTAATTAGCGTGATCCGCCGCTTCTATGATACCCGTGTATTTGGCGATATTCGGGTCAAACTGGCCGAAATGTTGGCGTTTAAATTTAGTGCTGCGCCGGTATCGGTCAAAGACGCCAGGTTAACCATGTCACGTGAATTAGTTGATTTTCTGGAAAACGATTTACCAGGTGTTTTCACGGCGGTGATACAGCTTATCGCCACTGTGGTTATTCTGGCTTCTTTTCATCTTTATTTAGCGTATAGCGTGATACTTGCTGCAGGGTTAATGTGTCTCATCTACGCTATGTTTCATGATCGCTTTAGCTTTTTGAATAGCAAGCTCAACGATCAGCTTGAACAGCAAGTCTGGGTATTGAGCCACCGACCGCTTGGTGCGATCAGTGCGCATTTTGAGCGACTTAAACGATGTGAAATCCGTCTGTCAGACACTGAAGCCTGGGTTTATGGCTTGATTTTTCTAGTGTTGTTTGCGGCTGTACTGAGTAATTTATGGATGGTGCAACTACTCCCCGATATCAGTGTTGGGCAGGTATTTTCTATTGTGACTTATTCTCTTGAATTCGTAGATACAGCAATCATGCTGCCTGTCACACTACAAACCCTATCAAGGCTGAGCGAGATCAGCCAACGCCTTAATCAGCCAGTTGGCTCAATAACCCATACGGAGGTGACCCATGACGCTTAA
- a CDS encoding AraC family transcriptional regulator, whose product MSADKDPAFNLVPEIALLAPLPEHMRKRFEQALLLMHEKLEEGLSWQKIAQKSAISSFHFHRQFSKLFNETPGRYLSRIRLQYAVYYLLYHETLSITDIAQLCGFASSQALAKALKRELGTTAKAIRLMAQQATPQQTKVLMDKLAHPGDSESLEKQLAEALPCTLEYCEARYIKTVPSDTSDWDQILDHYGEQSVGLLGITKTTELDKSWSAIETQIAKSVEPGESHDALIKSGHYFCCRAYLLSDVAYSQVLHTLFEKAEQAGYKIDPEGHFIEWIEGVDLEQYGGITMQFQIPVIT is encoded by the coding sequence ATGTCAGCAGACAAAGATCCCGCGTTTAATTTGGTGCCAGAAATTGCTTTGCTGGCGCCGCTACCTGAGCATATGCGAAAACGATTTGAGCAGGCATTATTGTTGATGCATGAGAAGTTAGAAGAGGGCTTGAGCTGGCAGAAAATAGCCCAAAAGAGTGCCATTTCATCTTTCCATTTTCATCGCCAGTTTAGCAAACTATTCAACGAAACACCTGGCCGATACCTGAGTCGGATCCGGCTGCAATATGCGGTTTACTATTTGCTCTATCACGAAACGCTGTCTATTACTGACATTGCGCAGCTGTGTGGGTTTGCTTCGTCGCAGGCATTGGCTAAAGCGCTTAAGCGCGAGCTGGGGACTACAGCAAAAGCAATCCGCCTGATGGCACAGCAGGCAACGCCCCAACAAACTAAGGTTTTGATGGATAAGCTGGCACATCCGGGAGATTCAGAGTCGCTGGAAAAGCAGTTGGCAGAAGCGCTGCCATGTACGCTCGAGTACTGTGAAGCGCGTTACATTAAAACTGTTCCCAGTGATACCTCTGACTGGGATCAGATCCTGGATCATTATGGGGAGCAGTCAGTCGGCTTGCTGGGTATTACAAAGACGACCGAGCTGGATAAAAGCTGGTCGGCCATAGAGACTCAGATTGCAAAATCAGTCGAGCCAGGTGAATCCCATGATGCGTTGATTAAAAGCGGTCATTATTTTTGTTGCCGGGCGTATCTCTTGTCGGATGTAGCCTATAGTCAGGTACTTCATACTTTGTTTGAGAAAGCAGAGCAGGCAGGATATAAGATTGATCCCGAGGGTCATTTTATCGAGTGGATCGAGGGGGTGGATCTGGAGCAATATGGTGGGATCACGATGCAGTTTCAGATCCCCGTTATCACTTAG
- a CDS encoding efflux RND transporter permease subunit — translation MSWLSKWFINNPVAANLLMAMVIAGGLLAFGQLRVESFPQIAPSSISIQVVYPGGTARQIDESITQRVEESVSAIAGIKQITSQSQAGLSTVTIRKKPDADYDKLLEDVRNQVNTISHFPVQAEKPIVTRDEFTNLAAFVIVSAPRSDDALQQVARQVELALKKHPDISSVSNWGAREPRLFIEPEPDTLLRYGMTIEQLASTITQTSLETRSGQLKHEGNRITLRGDGYISALSELRKLPVINGPSGEVTLGEIATVRRGYEQSDAIVRNNGMPGIALMVSTSQSDNLLDVSEAISDTLVELKPLLAEDITITTMADMAPYIEEQLQRLGNSAWQGLLIVILLLGIFLNLRLAFWVAAGIPVAICGTLYGMQLLDYSLNDITLFGFILVLGILVDDAVVVGEAIDEHQSCNSNYKQAAYTGVESVTVATVFGVLTSIAAFSPMLWINNDLAKLFAGFSAVVILALCFSLVESKFILPPHLAAMSRQGTRSGLIASFQNKARAALSHFIHNIYKPALRLSLKHKRSTLVVFLSAFILAYGLWLGGAIRSTLFPEIPGRYVTAKVTLEEGAPLGLQVRALSQLELSAQAASQALQAEYGMSTSPMKNILAWSNGYGDLEVTAELSSEALNALPANTLTNTWRKQAGIIEGSYAQHFSAAEPPAGGTFLAISSPDGRLAKQISDQLRETLTTLPGVKDTRDDYQAAQRQIRVRLNAFGRQLGLTQAQIAELVANALGEREVHRLLYQSQELKVVLRFPQHAVRTEHELLDMHVMLDDGQSVALGDVAELNYQHEPQMLQRRDRERVINLYWSQDRGVGSPEQTLDLLQSDIDKLASQFPQVTIKPAGEYEEIEEVNKGFKAALILTLLLIYVLLAIPLKSYWQPLIIMAVIPFGFAGAIFGHAIMELPVSLLSMFGMMAMTGIVVNDALVLITRFNNEYRQGISPSQALLNAGTGRFRAIFLTTITTVCGLLPLLFGTSEQVQYLKPAAVSLVFGELFATLITLFLIPVLLGMFHRKPSPAVQSAQEAHTLS, via the coding sequence ATGAGCTGGCTAAGTAAGTGGTTTATTAATAACCCGGTGGCGGCAAATTTGCTAATGGCAATGGTTATCGCGGGCGGCCTGCTGGCATTTGGTCAGCTCAGGGTGGAGTCATTTCCACAGATTGCGCCGTCCAGTATTAGTATTCAGGTCGTTTATCCGGGTGGTACTGCCAGGCAAATTGATGAGAGTATTACACAGCGTGTTGAAGAGTCAGTCAGTGCTATTGCAGGCATCAAACAAATTACCAGTCAGTCACAGGCAGGGTTATCAACTGTGACGATACGTAAGAAGCCTGATGCAGATTATGACAAGTTGCTGGAAGACGTTCGTAATCAGGTGAATACCATCAGTCATTTTCCTGTTCAGGCAGAAAAACCCATAGTAACACGCGATGAATTTACCAATCTTGCTGCGTTTGTCATTGTCTCTGCCCCACGTAGTGACGATGCATTGCAGCAGGTAGCAAGGCAAGTAGAGCTGGCACTAAAAAAGCATCCGGATATTTCCAGCGTCAGCAACTGGGGCGCACGCGAGCCAAGGTTATTTATCGAGCCTGAACCTGATACTTTGTTGCGGTATGGCATGACGATAGAACAGCTTGCCAGTACGATAACACAGACGTCACTTGAAACACGTAGTGGACAACTTAAACATGAAGGAAATCGTATTACCCTGCGTGGTGATGGCTATATCAGTGCGCTGAGCGAATTGAGAAAGTTGCCAGTGATCAACGGCCCTTCTGGTGAGGTTACCCTGGGTGAAATTGCCACTGTGCGCCGTGGCTATGAGCAAAGCGATGCTATCGTGCGTAACAATGGTATGCCAGGTATCGCGTTGATGGTTAGCACCAGTCAGAGCGACAATTTGCTGGATGTGAGCGAGGCCATAAGTGACACCCTTGTTGAACTTAAACCTCTGCTTGCAGAGGACATCACCATCACCACCATGGCTGATATGGCACCCTACATAGAAGAGCAGTTACAACGCCTTGGCAACAGTGCCTGGCAGGGACTGTTAATCGTCATCCTGTTGCTGGGCATATTTTTAAATCTGAGGCTGGCTTTCTGGGTCGCGGCCGGTATACCGGTCGCTATTTGTGGCACCTTGTATGGTATGCAGTTGCTTGATTACAGTCTGAATGACATCACTTTGTTTGGCTTTATTCTGGTACTGGGCATTTTGGTGGATGATGCGGTTGTGGTCGGTGAAGCGATTGATGAGCATCAAAGTTGTAACTCAAATTATAAACAGGCCGCATACACAGGTGTTGAGTCCGTCACTGTAGCAACCGTATTTGGTGTGCTTACAAGTATTGCGGCATTTTCACCTATGCTTTGGATCAACAATGATCTGGCAAAGCTGTTTGCCGGCTTTTCAGCGGTTGTGATTCTGGCACTGTGTTTTTCATTGGTTGAAAGTAAATTTATTCTGCCACCTCACCTGGCCGCGATGTCGCGTCAGGGAACCCGCAGTGGACTCATAGCAAGCTTTCAAAACAAGGCGCGCGCGGCACTGAGTCACTTCATACATAATATCTATAAACCCGCATTGCGCCTCAGCCTGAAACACAAAAGGTCAACCCTGGTGGTTTTTCTGTCCGCTTTTATATTGGCTTATGGTTTATGGCTTGGTGGTGCAATACGCAGTACATTATTTCCGGAAATTCCGGGTCGTTATGTGACCGCCAAAGTAACACTGGAAGAGGGGGCACCTCTGGGTTTACAGGTCCGGGCGCTAAGTCAGCTTGAACTGAGCGCACAGGCAGCAAGTCAGGCACTACAAGCCGAGTATGGCATGAGCACTAGCCCGATGAAGAATATCCTAGCCTGGTCCAACGGTTATGGTGACCTTGAGGTCACTGCTGAGCTGTCATCGGAAGCGTTAAATGCGCTACCAGCAAACACATTAACTAATACCTGGCGCAAGCAAGCCGGCATAATAGAGGGCAGTTATGCGCAGCATTTCAGTGCTGCTGAGCCACCAGCGGGCGGGACTTTTTTGGCTATTTCATCGCCTGATGGACGTTTAGCTAAGCAGATCAGTGATCAACTCCGTGAGACCTTAACCACATTGCCTGGCGTAAAAGATACCCGGGATGATTATCAGGCTGCACAACGGCAAATTCGGGTCAGGCTGAATGCGTTTGGTCGTCAGCTGGGATTGACGCAAGCACAGATAGCTGAACTGGTAGCTAATGCCTTGGGAGAGCGCGAAGTACATCGGTTACTTTATCAGTCACAGGAGTTAAAAGTTGTACTGCGTTTCCCACAGCATGCAGTGCGAACTGAACATGAGCTACTGGATATGCACGTAATGCTTGATGATGGTCAGAGTGTTGCACTAGGAGATGTTGCTGAACTGAATTATCAGCATGAGCCTCAGATGTTGCAGCGTCGTGATCGTGAGCGGGTGATCAATCTATACTGGTCTCAGGATCGAGGTGTGGGATCGCCGGAGCAAACGCTGGATCTGTTGCAAAGTGACATTGATAAACTTGCCAGCCAGTTTCCACAAGTGACCATTAAGCCAGCGGGCGAATATGAAGAAATAGAAGAGGTCAATAAAGGGTTTAAGGCTGCCCTTATACTGACTTTACTACTCATTTACGTGTTGCTGGCGATCCCGCTGAAGTCCTATTGGCAACCCTTAATTATTATGGCTGTGATTCCGTTCGGGTTTGCCGGTGCTATTTTTGGCCACGCTATCATGGAACTGCCGGTCAGCTTACTGTCTATGTTTGGCATGATGGCTATGACAGGTATTGTGGTGAATGATGCTTTGGTACTGATAACGCGTTTTAACAATGAATACCGTCAAGGTATTTCACCATCACAGGCATTGCTCAATGCTGGCACCGGTCGTTTTCGGGCGATTTTTCTGACCACGATAACTACCGTGTGTGGCTTGTTACCTTTGTTATTTGGCACGTCTGAGCAGGTACAGTACTTAAAACCTGCTGCGGTATCTTTGGTGTTCGGAGAACTATTTGCCACTTTGATCACCTTATTTTTAATCCCTGTGTTGTTAGGCATGTTTCATCGCAAGCCCTCGCCTGCAGTGCAATCTGCACAGGAGGCGCACACGCTAAGTTGA
- a CDS encoding M23 family metallopeptidase: MAKELVSSRHKAFAFTWLIPMVMAVCVTIGVQLLCQWAWQFRLSVPAKLGLYFSVHFFSAWLLKRNIVNQFGEGGEQHPGLNWPRPGIHRYLGRYGMVLTALPSMALTLLNPILLFQQVKLLVCQLSVGKRVSTGATDIAGYKNKVCYRLPFEGRWLVYNGGNSPATSHSWDVLSQRYALDFVMVDHTYSRHKDNGLDVRDYYCFNQPIVAAAAGEVISVFDRVAQAPLPGFGLIDFLCCHFAGNHVVIKHAPGEYGFYAHLKKGSISVKPGDRVGQGELLGVCGFNGFTSEPHLHFHLQDRPEIYEAMGLPVKFTGVEGEGVHSDPVHISRGMQVIQRK; encoded by the coding sequence ATGGCGAAAGAGTTAGTATCAAGCCGGCATAAGGCGTTTGCATTTACCTGGCTGATCCCCATGGTGATGGCAGTATGCGTAACTATCGGTGTGCAGCTGCTCTGTCAATGGGCCTGGCAGTTCCGTTTGTCGGTTCCAGCTAAGTTGGGCTTGTACTTTTCTGTACACTTTTTTAGTGCCTGGCTATTAAAAAGAAATATCGTTAATCAGTTTGGCGAAGGCGGTGAGCAACACCCCGGATTAAACTGGCCTCGTCCAGGCATTCACCGTTATCTTGGCCGTTATGGTATGGTGTTGACGGCGCTTCCCTCTATGGCGCTGACGCTTTTGAATCCCATACTGCTATTTCAACAAGTTAAACTACTTGTATGTCAGCTGTCGGTTGGAAAAAGAGTATCGACAGGGGCAACAGACATTGCCGGATATAAAAATAAGGTGTGTTACCGTTTGCCGTTTGAAGGTCGCTGGCTGGTTTACAACGGCGGCAACTCACCTGCAACCTCTCACTCCTGGGATGTGCTCTCGCAAAGATATGCACTGGACTTTGTGATGGTCGATCATACTTATTCACGTCATAAGGATAACGGCCTTGATGTGCGGGATTATTATTGCTTTAACCAGCCAATTGTTGCGGCAGCAGCGGGGGAAGTGATTTCGGTGTTTGATAGAGTCGCTCAGGCGCCACTACCTGGGTTTGGGTTAATAGACTTCCTTTGTTGTCACTTTGCTGGCAACCATGTTGTGATCAAGCATGCACCCGGTGAATATGGTTTTTATGCTCATTTAAAAAAAGGGTCAATTTCGGTCAAACCCGGTGATCGCGTTGGTCAAGGGGAGCTGCTGGGGGTATGTGGGTTTAACGGCTTTACCAGTGAGCCCCATTTACACTTTCACCTCCAGGATCGTCCAGAAATTTATGAGGCAATGGGGTTACCTGTTAAGTTCACAGGGGTTGAGGGTGAAGGCGTGCATTCTGACCCTGTGCATATTAGCCGTGGTATGCAGGTGATCCAGAGGAAGTAA
- a CDS encoding helix-turn-helix domain-containing protein, whose product MTKELNKHVVRRCLDKIKLQLKARELTYQDVAGLFDVSENTVKRMLNQDDISLNRLLTLAELCDLDATELLGKSVKDTPAHTYFTARQDQAFAKNPHLLSYFSRLFYHQQTVEHIATEFNLSALSSYRYLRALEDIELLALYPNNQFKFLVHPPLGFAPDSLVIKQSVCKHMSQTLDAVMAPARTPEHHVLIKPMKMPPILRDKMWQELQDSVSKYAHISEQAFAQHSEQPDFQVTLVMHPLNTDVFNEAPIIALD is encoded by the coding sequence ATGACCAAGGAGCTGAACAAGCACGTCGTCAGGCGCTGTCTTGATAAAATTAAATTACAATTAAAGGCCAGGGAGTTAACCTACCAGGACGTTGCCGGGTTGTTTGATGTGTCAGAAAATACCGTGAAGAGAATGCTGAACCAGGATGACATCAGCCTGAACCGGCTGTTAACACTGGCAGAACTGTGCGACCTGGACGCCACTGAACTACTGGGCAAGAGTGTAAAGGATACACCTGCACACACCTACTTTACGGCGCGCCAGGATCAGGCCTTTGCAAAGAATCCACATTTGTTAAGCTACTTTTCCCGGCTATTTTATCATCAGCAGACAGTAGAACACATTGCCACTGAGTTTAATTTGAGCGCGCTTTCCAGTTATCGATATTTACGGGCGCTTGAGGATATTGAGCTTTTAGCATTATACCCCAATAACCAATTCAAATTTTTAGTACATCCACCATTGGGGTTTGCACCAGATAGCCTGGTAATAAAGCAGTCAGTATGTAAACACATGTCGCAAACACTGGACGCTGTGATGGCCCCGGCGAGAACGCCAGAGCATCATGTCTTAATTAAGCCAATGAAGATGCCGCCCATACTACGGGATAAAATGTGGCAGGAATTACAAGATAGCGTCAGCAAATACGCCCACATATCAGAGCAGGCCTTTGCGCAGCACAGTGAGCAACCTGATTTTCAGGTCACTCTGGTTATGCACCCGCTCAATACCGACGTATTTAATGAAGCCCCCATCATTGCGTTGGACTAG
- a CDS encoding efflux RND transporter periplasmic adaptor subunit has product MTLKERFPAIAAASTLTLTLLAVVFMTSEEPNSHNQKVHLPVVSVLEIERSAETPSLTVQASSQARWPLQLRATSRARVDYLDLEIEPGQLVQKGEVLARLDTHLLESQLYDAQSTLKQAELNLQRHLHEQSVAKTMRTAASSSAFATMEPHIAAARAELKRAQHSVHSAQRLLDDAVIVAPYDGLITQRLVSPGEWVEAGQGLFELVASDSLDVHVPLSKRDWNRVMDNLEDGRITVRGYTGDTWPASVRYLSPLINETTRQRTLVLSISNPYLQMIQLRPNQQVTVRFELKAQDGLYELPLSAVDPDGAIWVVTEQQTLRRVTVTTLEVRADTMIVSLNEELPDAFQLVRYTLPSMVAGKRIEPYSETVRIADKLEAL; this is encoded by the coding sequence ATGACGCTTAAAGAGCGTTTCCCGGCAATTGCGGCTGCGAGTACACTAACGCTGACCTTGCTAGCCGTTGTATTCATGACATCAGAAGAACCCAATTCACACAACCAGAAAGTACACTTGCCCGTCGTATCTGTACTTGAGATAGAGCGCTCTGCAGAAACTCCCAGTTTAACAGTGCAGGCAAGTTCTCAGGCGCGCTGGCCACTGCAACTAAGAGCAACGAGCCGTGCTCGTGTGGATTATCTGGATCTTGAAATCGAACCAGGTCAGTTAGTGCAAAAGGGCGAGGTACTGGCACGGCTGGACACCCATTTACTTGAGTCGCAATTATATGATGCGCAGAGCACACTCAAACAGGCAGAGCTTAATTTACAGCGACACTTACATGAACAGTCGGTTGCTAAGACGATGCGAACTGCTGCAAGCAGCAGCGCATTTGCCACAATGGAACCCCACATTGCCGCAGCCAGAGCTGAGCTAAAACGAGCGCAACACAGCGTGCACAGCGCGCAGCGACTGCTCGACGATGCTGTTATTGTGGCGCCTTATGATGGGTTGATTACGCAGCGCCTGGTTAGTCCGGGAGAGTGGGTCGAAGCAGGACAGGGTTTGTTTGAACTGGTGGCCAGTGATAGCCTGGATGTTCACGTGCCTTTGTCGAAGCGAGACTGGAACAGGGTCATGGACAACCTCGAAGATGGGCGTATAACCGTGCGTGGCTATACCGGGGATACGTGGCCGGCATCTGTTCGTTATCTGTCTCCGCTTATCAATGAAACAACGCGTCAGCGCACACTGGTGCTGTCTATATCGAATCCTTACCTACAAATGATTCAGCTAAGGCCTAATCAACAGGTGACCGTGCGTTTTGAGCTAAAAGCTCAAGACGGTTTATATGAATTGCCACTGAGTGCAGTCGATCCCGATGGCGCAATTTGGGTTGTGACAGAGCAGCAAACGTTACGACGAGTAACGGTGACTACTTTGGAAGTCAGAGCAGACACTATGATTGTATCGCTTAACGAAGAGCTGCCAGATGCCTTTCAGTTGGTTCGCTATACATTGCCCTCCATGGTGGCAGGTAAACGTATTGAGCCATATAGCGAGACGGTTCGGATAGCTGACAAACTGGAGGCGCTATGA
- a CDS encoding GNAT family N-acetyltransferase translates to MPAYTISCDPKRLNFDLIHDFISDSYWAKEIPREVMKQAIEHSLCFGVYTDTAEQVGFARMITDKATFAYLADVFIVESHRGKGLSKQLVDTIMQHPDLQGLRRIMLATKDAHGLYAQFGFKTPDDPSILMQICRSDIYQVCQK, encoded by the coding sequence ATGCCGGCCTATACAATTAGTTGCGATCCTAAACGACTCAACTTTGATCTCATTCACGATTTTATTTCAGATTCCTACTGGGCAAAGGAGATCCCTCGTGAGGTCATGAAACAGGCCATTGAGCATTCTTTGTGTTTTGGCGTCTACACCGATACGGCTGAGCAGGTAGGGTTTGCCCGAATGATCACTGATAAGGCAACGTTTGCCTATTTGGCGGATGTATTTATTGTGGAGTCACATCGAGGCAAAGGGCTAAGCAAGCAGCTCGTCGATACCATTATGCAACACCCGGACCTTCAGGGCTTACGCAGAATTATGCTGGCGACTAAGGATGCGCATGGTTTGTATGCGCAATTTGGGTTCAAAACGCCGGACGACCCCAGTATTTTGATGCAGATCTGTCGCTCTGATATTTACCAGGTTTGTCAAAAGTAA
- a CDS encoding PAS domain S-box protein, with translation MIQSLFSNKSDNTQAILDQAIDAVISINTKNNVTYMNEAAEKLFGYSKTEVIGKNVKMLVPREFSTNHDQYVNANRNGGPDKIVGTARDIQIETRSGDKKWCSLSLSKVRQSDGIHYTAFIKDITVQKEAQERIDQTLEQCIDAVVSIDHNNIVTFFNPAAERLWDYQRDEVIGHNVKMLVPRAIQGNHDEMVNRNRRTGEDKIVGTSRDVEIERSDGQVLWANLSLSKVNVAGKIAYTAFVKDITEEKAQRDQIALLSLVANETDNSVIITDSNGLIEYVNPGFTKLSGYDQHEVLGKKPGHVLQGKHTSPDTKKRIKKNLEQRTPFYEEILNYTKEGEPYWISLAINPVFDERGSLIRFVSIQANVDSTKRVALENDVRLKAIGEANIVLEFDPQGELTLINPMGLSALGATDQRAVQQLLKTLSSYLSDEQWQSIRTGQFVKTQLALPTGLSEVQIDAAISPVLDEDGKLNKILLYGTDVSERNAVLTETHHAMAQVLSKISTIINTINSISDQTNLLALNAAIESARAGDAGRGFAVVADEVRSLAMRTTESAGEIGGLIDETRQHVDQLSSYIQAK, from the coding sequence ATGATCCAGTCACTCTTCTCTAATAAGTCGGATAACACTCAGGCTATCCTAGATCAGGCCATTGACGCCGTGATCAGTATCAACACCAAAAATAATGTTACGTACATGAACGAAGCCGCAGAAAAGCTGTTTGGCTATAGTAAAACGGAGGTGATTGGGAAAAACGTGAAAATGCTTGTCCCGCGCGAATTTTCGACCAATCACGATCAGTACGTCAATGCCAATCGCAATGGCGGCCCGGACAAAATTGTTGGCACGGCTCGTGACATTCAAATAGAAACTCGCAGTGGTGACAAGAAGTGGTGTAGCCTGTCTTTATCTAAAGTACGTCAGTCTGACGGTATTCATTACACTGCCTTTATTAAAGACATTACGGTGCAAAAAGAGGCTCAGGAGCGCATTGATCAGACGCTTGAGCAGTGTATTGATGCCGTTGTTTCGATTGACCACAACAATATAGTGACTTTTTTTAACCCGGCAGCGGAGCGCTTGTGGGATTATCAGCGTGATGAAGTCATTGGCCACAATGTGAAAATGTTGGTGCCCAGAGCGATACAGGGAAACCACGACGAAATGGTTAATCGCAATCGCCGCACTGGTGAAGACAAAATCGTCGGCACTTCCAGAGATGTTGAGATTGAGCGTAGCGATGGTCAGGTGCTTTGGGCTAATTTATCGTTGTCCAAAGTCAACGTGGCCGGCAAAATCGCCTACACTGCTTTTGTTAAAGACATCACCGAAGAAAAAGCGCAGCGTGATCAGATAGCATTACTTTCCTTGGTTGCTAATGAAACCGATAACTCGGTGATCATTACCGATTCAAACGGGTTGATTGAATATGTGAACCCCGGCTTCACTAAGCTGTCTGGTTACGACCAACACGAAGTTCTGGGTAAAAAACCTGGCCATGTTTTACAAGGCAAACATACCTCACCCGATACCAAAAAGCGCATCAAAAAGAACCTGGAACAACGCACCCCGTTTTATGAAGAAATCCTGAATTACACCAAAGAGGGTGAACCTTATTGGATCAGCCTGGCCATTAACCCGGTCTTTGATGAACGGGGCAGTTTGATACGCTTTGTCTCAATTCAGGCGAATGTTGACAGCACTAAACGCGTCGCATTAGAAAATGATGTGCGCCTAAAAGCAATTGGTGAGGCAAATATTGTGCTGGAATTTGATCCACAGGGAGAGCTGACGTTGATTAATCCTATGGGACTCAGCGCATTGGGTGCCACGGATCAGCGAGCAGTACAACAACTGCTTAAAACGCTGTCAAGCTACCTCAGTGATGAACAATGGCAGTCGATACGCACAGGCCAGTTCGTGAAAACACAACTTGCTTTGCCTACCGGCCTAAGCGAAGTGCAAATAGACGCTGCTATTTCCCCGGTGTTAGATGAAGATGGCAAGCTTAATAAAATTCTGCTCTATGGTACCGATGTTTCAGAGCGCAACGCGGTCCTGACAGAAACCCACCATGCGATGGCACAGGTGTTGTCTAAGATCAGTACCATCATTAATACCATCAACAGCATCTCAGATCAGACTAACTTACTGGCACTGAATGCAGCGATTGAATCAGCCCGGGCCGGTGATGCAGGCAGAGGCTTTGCCGTGGTTGCTGATGAAGTAAGAAGTCTTGCCATGCGAACCACAGAGTCGGCGGGAGAGATTGGTGGCCTGATTGACGAAACACGTCAGCATGTTGATCAACTGAGTAGTTATATCCAGGCCAAGTGA
- a CDS encoding gamma-glutamylcyclotransferase family protein, protein MARLFVYGTLAPGRPNEHILAGLNGQWQPGFVNGHLQNQGWGAELGYPGLTLDTSAEEVSGLVFSSPELDSHWQRLDEFEGEHYKRVIAQVRLDDGETIPAYVYTLA, encoded by the coding sequence ATGGCGCGTTTATTTGTCTATGGAACGTTAGCACCCGGCCGTCCAAACGAACACATTCTCGCAGGGCTTAACGGCCAGTGGCAACCTGGTTTTGTCAACGGCCATTTGCAAAATCAGGGTTGGGGAGCTGAGTTAGGTTATCCGGGCCTGACTTTAGACACGAGCGCTGAAGAAGTATCAGGTTTGGTGTTTAGTTCACCTGAGCTTGATAGTCACTGGCAGAGGCTCGATGAGTTTGAAGGCGAGCACTATAAACGCGTAATAGCGCAAGTGCGGCTAGACGATGGTGAAACAATACCCGCTTATGTTTATACCTTAGCTTAA